One genomic region from Candidatus Caldarchaeum subterraneum encodes:
- a CDS encoding thioredoxin, translating to MPHRLELFISNCPLCRKTRAMIELGKCAGCSFTIHDLSKNFYAVEELVKKYQIRSVPTLIIDGKIKIEGVPTFTFICDENLYRILEEKYAFNP from the coding sequence GTGCCTCACCGGCTTGAGCTGTTCATCTCAAACTGCCCCCTCTGCCGAAAAACACGCGCCATGATTGAGCTTGGCAAATGCGCCGGCTGCAGCTTCACCATACACGACCTCTCCAAAAACTTCTACGCCGTCGAAGAGCTTGTGAAAAAGTATCAAATACGCTCCGTACCCACGCTCATCATAGACGGGAAAATAAAAATCGAAGGCGTCCCAACATTCACCTTCATATGCGATGAAAACCTATACCGCATCCTTGAGGAGAAATATGCCTTCAACCCATGA